In the genome of Thermanaerothrix sp., the window AAAGATCCCTGCCTTCGTTTAGATTTTTACATGAGGCAACCCGTCTCGTTCGTTTAGATTCTTAAGAGAGGCAACATAGGGGATAAAGGATGTCCCCCACCAAGGGGATGGGGTCTACCGGGTCTTTAGAAACCGCCAAAGAACCACTGAGCGCCTCAGCGACTTCCTCCGCAGATCCCTTAGTCCTGCCTAGAACCTCCAACAACACATCTCCTCTGCTCACCGCCTGCCCCACCGAACAGTGAACTTTTATGGCCACCCCGTGATCAATGGGATCTTCCTTCCGCATGCGTCCGCCGCCCAGCGCCCGGAGGGCCTCCCCTATAGCCCTGGTGTCAATCCTGGCCATAAAACCTTCTTCTCTGCAGACCACGCAGGCCCGCTCCGGCGCCAAAGGCAACAATTGATCCCAGGTGGAAGGGTCGGTAACATGGGGGTCTCCACCCTGGCGCTCCACCATCATGGCAAACCTCTCAAGGGCCAAGCCATCATCCAAAGCGCGACGGCACATATCAAGGGCCTCATCGGGATTTGATGCTTTACCAGCCAAAAGCACCATCTCCCTGGCCAGCAACAGGGAAACCTCCCTTGTTGAACTGGGGCCCTGCCCCATAAGCACCTCAAGTGCCTCCCGCACCTCCGCCGCGTTGCCAACCCAGCTACCTAAGGGCTGCTCCATGCTGGTAAGCACCGCCCTGCTCGGATGCCCAAGGGAACTAGAAAGATCCACCAGGAGCCTTCCAAGGGCCGTGGCACCCTCGTAGGTTTCCATCAAAGCCCCACGTCCCCATTTCACATCGAACACAAAGCCATCGGCACCTCCAGCTATCTTCTTGCTGACGATGCTGGTGGCGATCAGCCCCATAGAAGGAACCGTGGACGTGACGTCCCTGAGGTGGTATAGCTTCCCCTCCGCAGGAGCAAGCTGAAGCGAGTGGCCGCTTACCGCACAACCTATCTGGGTCACCTGGGCCTTGAAATCCTCTATGGATAGGTGCATGTTCATCCCCGGTATGGATTCCAGCTTGTCCACCGTGCCTCCGGTAAATCCAAGCCCCCGACCGCTCAACTTCGCCACCGGAATTCCAAGGGATGCCACCAGGGGGACCAAAACCAAGGTAACCTTATCACCAACTCCCCCGGTGCTATGT includes:
- a CDS encoding thymidine phosphorylase; translated protein: MGFNILKFIEVKRDGGEHSRSDIEGFVRGLMDGSVKDYQAAAWLMGAFIRGLTVEEMSYLTTALAHSGDVFKLPAVGFSVDKHSTGGVGDKVTLVLVPLVASLGIPVAKLSGRGLGFTGGTVDKLESIPGMNMHLSIEDFKAQVTQIGCAVSGHSLQLAPAEGKLYHLRDVTSTVPSMGLIATSIVSKKIAGGADGFVFDVKWGRGALMETYEGATALGRLLVDLSSSLGHPSRAVLTSMEQPLGSWVGNAAEVREALEVLMGQGPSSTREVSLLLAREMVLLAGKASNPDEALDMCRRALDDGLALERFAMMVERQGGDPHVTDPSTWDQLLPLAPERACVVCREEGFMARIDTRAIGEALRALGGGRMRKEDPIDHGVAIKVHCSVGQAVSRGDVLLEVLGRTKGSAEEVAEALSGSLAVSKDPVDPIPLVGDILYPLCCLS